The following is a genomic window from Ahaetulla prasina isolate Xishuangbanna chromosome 9, ASM2864084v1, whole genome shotgun sequence.
TTAAAATGATTGAAGGGAGCCTCCCCTCTGGGAGAAGATGTTCCTGCTCAAGGGTGTGGGAACTTCTGCAAAAGAAAGAAGAGCTTTCCAGAAACGAGGGAGGGAAACCCACAAATGCAAAAGCAGAAACATAAAACCACTTTGTTTTTGAAGCCCTTAACCCACTGTCGGCAGGCCCAGGCCTCAAAGGAACATGGCAACAGGCCAACGTTGAGTCATTTTTCTCACTTCCAGAGAAGAACAAAACTTTCTTACCCACCACAAATGAGGACGTCACCCCTTCCAGGAACCCACTTAGCACAGGAAGGAATGTTACTTCAATAACCCTCCTGGGGAAGGGCTggcctgccacatttttctcTTAACAATTCCTGTTTCCAAGGCCCCCAATTCTTATCCACTGCTGTCGAAGGGCAGGGAGCAGCCTAAGGGACTCGAAAGAGGCTGCCCTAGGCTGATTTTTCTCCCTCTACATACACTCTTTTACCCAGAGGAGGACACCCCCAAATTCCTTGGGCACAGCACTGGCTGACTTTACCGAGTTTACTGAGCGGAAATGTTTCGTAGGAAAAATAATTACAACCAGAGAGAAAATGTGTTTGGGTTACTGAAATTGAGTTAAACAGAAATGTGAACAGAACAGATCTTTGGAGCCTTATCCGCTACTTTTTTTAGatcgggtttttttttgttttccttctcaaATTTGGGCGGTGCAGACTTACCAATGCCCGTGGAGTGTGAGGGTTGCTGCCAGGGAGTAATCCACAGCTGCTCCAGGATACAGATAGGCTGCTGGCAGGAGTCCAAGCAGGAGGATGCTGACTGCTCGCTCGCTGGTCCAATGGAGAGAGGCGGCCTTTGAACCAGCTGCAACAGATGCAGCATTTTAATGCCCGAGAAACGGCTTGCTTGAGAACTAGGAGCAAACGCTCGAAGAGAATGTTGTTTTATCTTGCAGTCAGATGCTCAGAGTCGTCTTGAAGCacggcaaataaatttgatgatCATATTATGCAGCAAATTAAGAGGCTCCCCCCCTCCTTCAAAAGGGATTCAAGAAAGAAACATGCCAGACCGTTGGAACTTCGAATCGGGGGGTCATCGGTCCCACTTTTTAGGCCAgtcgtaactttgaaaagtcactaagcGATCTCTTGTAACTTGAGGACAACCTGTGTCTTGTTTGGGGTTGTAGGCAGCTGGCAGAAGCATAAATGAGCAAGCAAAAGAGGgaccctctagagcaggggtctccaactctggcaactttaagacttgtgtacttcagctcccagagttctccacaagtcttaaagttgccaaggttggagacctctgctctagagtgTTTTGGTAAAGGACCCTAACTGGAGCTCAGAAAAGAGCAGCAGGCAGCCTTCCAAAGAAACGTAGCCTTCTGAATATCAAAGCTTTTGCCCACACAGCCTGAATGGGCCCAAACCTATTTCCACGGTCAGGAGGAATAGAAActtgcttttttatttctttaccgttaaaaaaaaaaaggtaacgtTTGAGATTTCTGAGAATCGATACTGTGAGCCAATGCACCATGCTTTAGCACTGCTAGACAAAAGGCCTCTGATTTAAACCCCTGGAACAAGTTTCCCCCAAGATCTAGATGGCTCCCGCTCTCCTCCTGGTTTGAAGAGGCGCATAGGTTGGGCTCTTGAACCCAGCCTTTGGCAAGCAGGTGAAACTTCATTACGCTGTTCGCTTTTATCTTTTGTTTAATCCTTTAATGGTTTTATTGTACTTTGACTGGTATGAGTCATCCAGAGTAATCGAGAATTGGACAAATTATAGGGTCCTTTGTCCAATTATTAAACAATTACATCacaagagagagagttgtgtattTACAAACTTGTTACAGCCTTGTAATATTCAATTTTTCAATTGAATACAACCATGTCTCAAACAGAAGAGACATGAACACAACTTTCTTTTCATCACAAAGAATGGGAAACTGTGATATTTTTCATTGAATCAATGGAATCCATAACCTTCAGGGAAATTGTTCAGAAAAGACAGTGAACCTGTTTAGAaagttcctctttcttttcccacCCTCTGAGACGGGGGTCAATGAATCATGAGACTTAAGCATGACACACAAAACAGACACACAAAAAAGGAACTTAAAAGAGACCTACCCAAACTCCTAGGAGATGTGTGAAATTTGCATatctgatgacgatgatgatgatgattaccgTCCTCGATTGGTCTGATCAAGGCAGCCACTGGTCTAGCCAAGAGATACTTGCTCAGGACAACTGTGGGCAGAAGAGATGCACCTCATTTTGTAAATAAGACCGTTTTGATCTCCAGATCCCACTTAATGTTTATTACACACTATGAAAACACACAATTGcaatgtttaatttatttattttttttaaaaaaagccctttGTCAgaactgtagagcaggggtctccaaccttggcaactttaaggcttgtggacttcaactcccagaattcctcagccagcaaagctggctgaggaattctgggaattgaagtccacaagccttaaagttgccaaggttggagacccctgctgtagagtgtagaaattaaaaaaaaaacaagcattaATGCAGGGAAGAAACTCACCTATTTACTGAAATATACTTCAAAATAGAAACATGGGTTCCAGAACCATCCAGCAGCCTTCACAGCACTGTAGATCCACTCAGGACTATTCACAGTGTAGAAAAACAGACACCCAACCTGTCTTATCATCACTTGAACGTGAAATGTGTGACGCATCCCATACATTAATGGGGGCAAGCAACCAAGACAGATAAAACTGGATGTCCTTCAAATTTCAGTTTTTTAGTGATTCTGGAAGCATTCTAACCCCACAGAGTAGCAATCTCCACACACTGTTGAGCCATGGGAAAGTGGACCTaagattttgtttgccaatgtAGCCTTTGTTGTGTTGAACTGAATCCTTTGGGGTTACACTCTCAACACACAGTTGAACACGCCAGACTGCAGGAGTATGTCAAAGACCATGTTTCTATATGTTTAGCCCTGATTAATCATAGCACAACACAGCAAACCATAAACAAGTGGGCTGGGTCAACACACACTTGCTACACCACCACATAATGTGTAGCACACCCCATGTGATAACCGTTTATGGTTCAGTGAattttgtaacagaatcataTAGGTACAGGATTCCTTGCAGTGCACCTACTGCCTTCTTGTACTCGGCCTTGCAGAGAGGAAACCTGGTGCAAATGAGCTGGGAAAACAAGGATCAAGTCTGACAGAGATCCATGTTCAATGCACGCAGAACAATAAacactttccccaaaaaataaaggtcttggcatattcaggtcttttcccgtgtaaggttgagagtatcttggcgatgtttcgacgaggtctcactcataatcaccagcctgaagatgatgagtgagacctcatcgaaacattgccaagatactctcaaccttacacgggaaaagatccgaaaatgccaagacctacctacctacatacatacatacacacacacatatatctatatatatgtaggtctttggttattcgggtttgctcccagaagcatgaagctgaagattgctcccattgctcccagaagcatgaagctgaagcctgaagatgacgaatgagactttgtcgaaacgtcgccaagacacttccaattttacgcgggagaaaaccggaataaccaaagacctacatacaaacacccgtgaaaacctcagaaaacaaatatatatatataagatgacgaatgagactttgtcgaaacgtcgccaagacacttccaattttatgcaggagaaaacccgaataaccaaagacctacatatatatatccatatccatccatccatccatccatccatcatttgcagagagacagaaatatacatatatacatacatatacacaaacatatatatacaaaagaTGCgttagggtgggagggagggagggataaatagatacatatatacatacatagatgatagatactagatagatagatggatggatgtatacacacacacatatacagacagacagacagacatatgtgTGAAAGAAACTTCAGGCAGATTCCCGATATtctttctgcttcttctcctattgGCATCTGATGGATTATCCCTTATTATCTTATATGACTTATGATGGGAACTTAGGTGGTTAATCTGAAATGATTTATGAAGGCAACGGGGACtgctgcctctccctccctccctccctgggccAATGAAGGggcgcccctccccctccccatctgacCGGGGGAAAGTCCAAGGCTCGCAGGGGATTCCCCTCTGGGGAGACGGGGGTGGGGCTTAAATTTAAAACACGACCCGCTCTCGCCGTGCCCTTGGCCTCTGCAGGCCTATCCCGCCCCCCCTGCAGCCATTCAGACGTGCCGGACGCGTGTCTGCCGGCTTCTCCTCCGGCCAAGGGCGACCCTGCGCTTCCCagccgggagggagggagggagggagggcgggcgcGAAGGGGGAAAGGCACCGGCGACCCAGCCGGCCCTTCCGCCCGGGAGAGTTTGGCCCCGTCGGGAAGGAGGGAGGCCTCGGGCGGACGCCCACTCACCGGCCGCCGGCCGCCCACCCGGCCCGGCCCGCCACAGCCGCAGCGCCCCCGCCGCCATCTTGCCCCCGCCTCACAAGGGCACCGACCGGAAGCGGAAGCGCGCCCGGGGGAGGCGGGACTTCCGGCCTGGCCTGGCGgcgaaggcggcggcggcggcgtctcttcctctcccctcatGGCGGCCGAGCTGGGCCAGGAGGCCGAGGTGGCGGAGCTGCAGCGGCTGGTGGCGGCCGAGGAGCAGCGGGCGCGACTTACGGCCCAGGTGCGCTGTGGGGGCCGGCCGGTAGAGACCCTCCCGCCTCTTCAGGCGGGGGAGGGGCAGGAGGGCCTGGTGAAAGAATGGGGCAGGGGCAGGAGgatatgggggaggggcaggagggCCTGGGGGCAAGGATGGGGAGGGGCAGAAAGGGCTGGGGCTCAAGAATGGGGAGGGGCAGAAGGGCCTGGTGGAAGAATGGGGAGGGGCAGGAGGCCTGGTGGAagaatgggggaggggcaggagggCTTGGTGGAagaatgggggaggggcaggaggaTATGGGGGAGGGGCATGAGGGCCTGGAGCAAGAATGGGGAGGGGCAGGAGGATATGGGGGAGGGGCATGAGGGCCTGGAGCAagaatgggggaggggcaggagggCTTGGTGGAAGAATGGGGAGGGGCAGGAGGGCCTGGGGGCAAGGATGGGGAGGCAGGAGGatatggggaggggcaggggggcCTAGGAGACAGAAGGAGGGGGACAATAGTGGCTTAGGGCAAAGTGAATGGAGGGGGCAGGGGGACTTAGGGGACTTGACATCAGGGGCTGATGGTGAGCACCCGCAAAGCACAACCCACCCTTCTTGGCTCCCCCTTCCAGGTCCACACCTTCATGGAGGCCTGCTGGGAGAAATGCGTGGACAAGCCCGGCTCCAAGCTCGACTCCCGGACCGAGACCTGCCTGGCCAACTGCGTCAACCGCTTCATCGACACCACCTTGTCCGTTACCAACCGCTTTGCGCAGCTCATGCAGAAGGGCGGCCACTGACCCCGGGCCCTGGCAGGCTCTGGAAGGGGGCCCTTCCCTGGTCAGCCTGAGGAAGAGTCGGTTGGCTGCCGATTGATCCTTGGTTCCCCGACTGGCAAGGAACGGGACTTGGTGGAAGAAATGCCCGACTAAATCAGGAGGCCACCCCAAGCAAGTGGACTTGCaatgttggactattttcctgctcTGGCAGGAGAAATAGGAGCAATTGCACCCAGATGGTGGGTTAAACAAGCTCACTTCTCAAATTAAAGGAGTCTTAATATTTCCGTTCCGCACAAGGGGATGTAAAGATTCGGTCCAGTAAATGTTGTATGATTTGGCTGGATCCAAAGCTGCTGTTAATATCAGTACGagaaaaaatgtaatttattcTCCTTTACTGCAAGACCGATCAAACATTTACTTTATCCGATAAACTACGGGGTATGTTTGTACAAAACGAAAATCCATCATTAAATGGAGAATGGTTTCTTGAATAAGTCTGGTTGTCTGGCTTTGCATAATATACCATCAACTAGCCACATAAACTAAATCCACACAacagactagaacaggggtctccaaccgtggcaactttaaacctggtggctggggaattctgggagttgaagtccaccaggcttaaagttgccaaggttggagacccctggactagaaagtATCACTTTGGCCTATAAAGCTGCACAGAGGCACCTGCTGTTTTCAATCAGTCACAAGCCAAATGCTATCTTCTGAAAAAACTAAAGATAGAAAAAAATTCACCCTTGCCCCTCTGTGGAATTCCTTATCCTTTAGATCCGTTTGTTCTGTTCTATGCCAGAGACACGTCCTTTGAGTATAACCCAAGAATCTTTGTTCCCACATCACAAATCAGAAATGCAGTTAaaggaggcctgttttttgtttttttttggctaaaGTCAACACTGTTTATTTCTGCGGACCCATTTAAATCAACTCATGCCAGTGTTTTGCATgtataaaaaaataagtttttgattttttttcatagaaaTAATTTCAATGGCTTCGCTTCTCGTAGCAACGATTATTtccaaaaatactttttatatCCCTGTACACAAaggaccaaaagaaaaaaaaagcccagcTTATTATTCTACATTTTAGAATAGGGTCATTCCACAGACGTATAATATTAGACAAATTTGTtcagggagagggggggggggggagagagtatTAAATACAAAGCTGGAAGAAGGTTGAAGTGAGTATTTTCCAAAACTTTGTGAAGGGGAATTGGGAATGGCCAGCAATAGAGAACTGTTCTGTGTTAGTGCCTTCAGTTTTCAACAAACCTGCTCAGTGTATTTTTGATGAGTAAAGGCATATTTAGCAAATCTCTTTGTTAATTTCCAAGGCTTCACCCATATTTCAGGAAGTACAATGTGTTAAGGAAGTTCTGAATTCTGCCAGGGTGCCCAGTCCCTCTTGCAGAACTGCAGTTGTCTGGGCAGATAGGAAGGCAAGTGTGATTTGGCCTGTATCCTGGGAatgttcttcagtgagtccttccacaGCCACGTAACCGACATTAGAAAAccatgaagagctttaccaaaagcaaagaaagaaatccTACCCATAACATGGCTCCTAATTCGGTACCGTATGCAAAGATAGATCCTTCCCTGTTGCTCGTTCTATTAATGGCAACAAGACGCTGAGGGCTCGGCATTTTCTCTGGAATTAACTTCTGGCAGCAAGAGATAATTGAAGAAGAGGACTCGGCCAGCCAAAACAAGACCCGGTCCCCCAACGGCAAGTGAACGGATAGGATGACCTGCATTCTTCCAAGCAGGGAGAGGCGTGGGGGGGGTCTCCCGTTTCTTCACGAGGCGACCACTTAGTCCACCCTGAGGCTGCAGTGGGGTCTGTTACGTTTACTCAGCCACTCTGCCCCCCTTACCTCTACAGGAGAGGACACGTTCAAATCGCAGAGCGCGACCTGCCTACTTGCTTGGGGAACACCTCCTCGGCCTCTCTCCCTCGTGCTTTTATTGCAATTTGTCTGCGAGTCTtcgccaattaaaaaaaaaaaattaaactccaGGTGATGATTTTTCAAAGGCAAAGGGGGAAGACTATAAACCATCCAGCGTTCCTGCCGCCTTCGAGAGCGGAGCTTCTGTCATTGGAAGGTCCGTCCCAATTGGGGAGGGGACAAAGGGACTGTCCGGCTAGAATACGTGGCAGGCAAAAGGAATCCAAGCCTTGGTTTTTCTCTCTGGCCCATGGGAAATTCAAATTAACCCCCGCCCCAGCCAGCGGAACCCAATCCAAGTTTGTTCCAAGCAGGGCTGTGtctagggagggaaggggggggcagCTCTGTCCTGGAGCTGGGTTCTAATCCTCCTCCGAACTGTCCTCGGAGTTCTCGTCAGCCGCTACTTTCCAGTTCTTCCTCTTGCTGCGTTTCTCAGGCGCCCTGTCGCCCGCTCTTTCGGATAGGGAAGCCTGGCGTTTACGCCTCTTCCTGGCCGGCTCCTCTGAGTCACTCTCCCCAGAGTGGCTGGAGAGGCAGCTGCTGGCTTTGCTGGAGCCGCTGCCGGGATCCGAGGACGAAGCGGGAGGCCCCTCTGAGGCCTTTTTGCCCTTCGCgtggcgcttcttcttcctcttggGGGGCTCTCCCTCCGAACCCTCGGACTCCTGGGAAGAAGCCGCTCCCGTCTctcgtttcttcttctttttcttcttgtgagatttctttttctgcttcttcTTGTGTGACTTCTTGGCCTTTTTCCTTTTGTGCAGCTTCGCGGAACTCGGCTTGCCCGGCTGGGATTTTCTTTTGCCATTCACCGAGTTTTGTTCGTCTGGTTCCCGGTCGCTGTAAAACACACAAGCGGGATGCGTTTCAGTTTGGGGCACCttgtctgaatttttttaaaaaaactggccaAAAGCAacaattgtgttttgttttgttttttaaaaaaatctttcctaATCTTTTTAGCTGAGCCATGACTGCAAATGTCTAAGCCCAATTAACATTTCATAGTAATATTTCTTATAggttcagtttttaaaaactggGGACCCTATTGAACGAAATGAGGTGAAGTAAACTTTTATCAAGCCATTTGTGGTTTATTTTAGGTCCCTCTGCCCTAGCCCAGTAATCAAAAAGAAGATTCAGTGAGGCTTTGCGTGTAGAAGGAAATGTCCATGAAGTCACGTGCTGCTCTGTACAGAAATTTGAATTAGTGGACAAAACCAAACCATAAACCAGAGTCTGGATAATCTGACCAATCTTCCTCCAGAGTGCGGTAGGGAAATTATAATTTGGCATAGAAGCAAAACTTTTCAACAGTACCGTGTAAAGAAAAGGGCAGACAGAATTTTAATGGACTATTTTAATCTCCAAAGGAAACCATTTAGGAGTTTGGTATTTTAAGGCTTTACCTGTCTGTATCAAATTCTTCTGGATACAACTCTTTGTAGCCACTGTGACCCCAtctgtaaaaaattaaaaaaaggaataagcaCGTGAAGATCACACATAGCCTCTTTATGCAGAAAAATCACTGGAAGAGAGGCCCGTTATCTTATTATTATCACAAACCTCCCatttgccatcactctgctaaacaaataattccctcaactttgtcaaactgtttactaaatctgaactaatattaatcttctcatcggtcccatcacccatctccttcgatttatgactgtttgactgtaactttgttgcttgtatccttacgatttatactgagagtgtttcctgatcgcttatttgtaccctatgactatcattgagtgttgtaccttatgattcttgatgaacatttcttttatgtacactgagagtgtatgcaccaagacaaattccttgtgtgtccaatcacacttgggcaataaagaattcaattcaattcaatccaatccaatccaatccaatcctaccctaccctaccctaccctatattctcttctcttctcttctcttctcttctattctattcctaccactacccctacccctacctctACCCTTATTCTATTTATGGCACAGTACCTGTCTGGCATGTTCGCTTCGCATTCGTAGAGCTTCTTGTTCCAGTACCGGGCGTGTCGAAGGTCGTCTTCAATAGTCACTGCCATAACCGGCATGTTCCTTGTCCTCCAGGTGGCCTGCTGGCTGTCTTCGTCAAAGCCATCGCTACGCATCCGGCTGCTGCAGAGACCATGGGAGATGGGCAGGTAAGCTTTGTGGGGAAAGCTGCTCTAGCCAGAGGAGTCAGAAACAAGATCCACCACACTATCCGCCCGCCCACCAAGAGATCCTGCATAAACCAAGGGACCAGTTTCACCACTTTGGTTAAACTAAAAATCTTCTCCCTAAAGTTGCCGTTCTCCCCTAAGGCAGGACTGCAACCTTTTGACTTAAAAGTTACAGTCTTTAGGAAAACAGGAGTTCTGTCCTTCCCTGTTCCACAAAGGCTTGAGGGCTCAAATGGCCAGACTCGCTTCTGCTTTAGGGACAGACTGAGCAACCGAATTAGCCTGAACGGCAAGAAGTGGAGACCCTCGGAGAGCTGTAGGCaacgtaatttcattttaatgtctgCTGATTGGTATACATTCAACAGTGACAATAACGCTAGTCTAAGTATAagcatagggacacggtggctcagtggctaagatgctgagcttgtccatcagaaggtcggcagttcagcggttcgaatccccagcgccgcgtaatggggtgagctcccatgacttgtcccagcttctgccaacctagcagttcaaaagcaggtaaaaaagataagtagaaaaatagggaccacctttggtgggaagggaacagcgttctgtgcgcctttggcattaagtcatgccagccacatgaccatggagacatcttcggacagcgctggctcttcggctttgaaacagagatgagcaccgccccctagagtcggaaatgactagcacatatgtgcgaggggaacctttagctttttAAGTCTAAGCATCTCACAAAGGGAAGCAA
Proteins encoded in this region:
- the SDHD gene encoding succinate dehydrogenase [ubiquinone] cytochrome b small subunit, mitochondrial, producing MAAGALRLWRAGPGGRPAAVVLSKYLLARPVAALIRPIEDGNHHHHRHQICKFHTSPRSLAGSKAASLHWTSERAVSILLLGLLPAAYLYPGAAVDYSLAATLTLHGHWGLGQLLTDYVHGKSSIKLANTGLYLLSAVTFAGLCYFNYHDVGICRAVAMLWSL
- the TIMM8B gene encoding mitochondrial import inner membrane translocase subunit Tim8 B, yielding MAAELGQEAEVAELQRLVAAEEQRARLTAQVHTFMEACWEKCVDKPGSKLDSRTETCLANCVNRFIDTTLSVTNRFAQLMQKGGH
- the NKAPD1 gene encoding uncharacterized protein NKAPD1 is translated as MSRVPLGKVLLRNVIRHTDAHNKIQEESEMWKIREMEKQSQEIDWGTHQRTLLNSSSSRMRSDGFDEDSQQATWRTRNMPVMAVTIEDDLRHARYWNKKLYECEANMPDRWGHSGYKELYPEEFDTDSDREPDEQNSVNGKRKSQPGKPSSAKLHKRKKAKKSHKKKQKKKSHKKKKKKKRETGAASSQESEGSEGEPPKRKKKRHAKGKKASEGPPASSSDPGSGSSKASSCLSSHSGESDSEEPARKRRKRQASLSERAGDRAPEKRSKRKNWKVAADENSEDSSEED